A single region of the Acidobacteriota bacterium genome encodes:
- the plsX gene encoding phosphate acyltransferase PlsX — protein MLKIAVDAMGGDYAPASEVEGAIQAVRELDASVILVGQIEKIQSELAKHRAAQDAVWDESKIEIVDAREVITMNDPVAQAFRRKRDSSIRVAATLVQEGKAHALVSAGNTGAVMMTAKLIIGSLSKVDRPALATVLPTYDRAGAVLLDVGANAECKPKHLYEFAVMGSLYSSAILGVENPRVGVLSIGEEEEKGNDLTKEAAKLLKDSRLNFIGNVEGRDLYNNQADVIVCDGFTGNVALKVSEGVVEFIMSFFKKAMAASEANAAMASNPVFASLRKRLDYSEYGGAPLLGIKSATVICHGRSNAKAIRNAIAVARDYSVGKVSERIEEQLTT, from the coding sequence ATGCTGAAAATCGCTGTTGATGCTATGGGAGGCGATTATGCTCCCGCAAGCGAAGTCGAGGGTGCCATTCAGGCGGTGCGTGAACTCGACGCGAGCGTCATTCTGGTCGGACAAATCGAAAAAATCCAAAGCGAACTCGCAAAACATCGCGCCGCTCAGGACGCAGTTTGGGATGAATCGAAGATTGAAATCGTTGATGCGCGTGAAGTCATCACCATGAACGACCCGGTTGCACAGGCGTTTCGTCGCAAACGTGATAGCTCGATTCGCGTCGCCGCCACTCTGGTACAGGAAGGCAAAGCCCACGCACTGGTCAGCGCCGGCAATACCGGCGCAGTGATGATGACCGCGAAACTGATTATCGGGTCGCTTTCCAAAGTTGATCGCCCGGCGCTTGCAACCGTGTTACCCACTTATGATCGCGCCGGTGCGGTGTTACTCGATGTCGGTGCCAATGCCGAATGCAAACCGAAACACCTTTATGAATTCGCGGTGATGGGGTCGCTCTATTCGAGCGCCATCCTCGGCGTTGAAAATCCCCGCGTCGGCGTTCTCTCAATCGGTGAAGAAGAAGAGAAGGGCAACGACCTCACCAAAGAAGCCGCAAAACTGCTGAAAGATTCCCGGCTCAATTTTATTGGCAATGTCGAAGGTCGTGACCTTTACAACAATCAGGCTGATGTTATTGTCTGTGATGGATTCACCGGCAATGTGGCTTTGAAGGTCAGCGAAGGCGTCGTCGAATTCATCATGAGCTTTTTTAAGAAGGCGATGGCGGCGTCGGAAGCGAATGCTGCGATGGCTTCCAATCCGGTATTTGCCAGTTTGCGCAAGCGCCTTGATTATTCCGAATATGGCGGCGCGCCGCTTCTCGGCATCAAGAGCGCAACGGTGATTTGTCACGGGCGTTCCAATGCCAAAGCCATCCGCAATGCGATTGCCGTGGCGCGCGATTATTCGGTTGGTAAAGTTAGTGAAAGGATTGAAGAGCAGTTGACAACCTAG
- a CDS encoding DUF177 domain-containing protein produces MELNISQIDERDGLNLTHRYTEGEIGLVGNDGKLVGRTAVNLQATREGEEVLLRGSVQANVQFECDRCLVEMTVPVTQSFDLLYLPASHRNAREEHELKADDLSIAYYQGHLINLDDLVREQIELTLPMTRICRENCQGLCTECGANLNEGKCNCGNQQIDPRWAALKGLKTN; encoded by the coding sequence ATGGAACTCAACATCAGTCAGATTGATGAGCGAGATGGACTGAACCTCACCCATCGATATACGGAAGGGGAAATCGGTTTAGTTGGAAACGACGGCAAACTCGTTGGTCGAACCGCTGTCAATCTTCAAGCCACACGCGAAGGTGAAGAAGTTTTGTTGCGCGGCAGCGTGCAGGCAAATGTGCAGTTTGAATGCGACAGATGCCTCGTGGAGATGACGGTTCCGGTCACTCAGAGTTTCGATTTGCTTTATCTTCCGGCAAGCCACCGCAATGCGCGCGAAGAACATGAATTAAAAGCAGATGATCTTTCAATCGCCTATTATCAGGGGCACTTGATTAATTTAGATGACCTTGTGCGCGAACAGATTGAACTGACGCTGCCCATGACCCGGATTTGCCGCGAAAACTGTCAGGGGCTTTGCACCGAGTGCGGAGCCAATTTGAATGAAGGCAAATGTAATTGCGGCAATCAGCAGATAGACCCGCGATGGGCTGCGCTCAAGGGCTTGAAAACAAATTAA
- the rpmF gene encoding 50S ribosomal protein L32: protein MPNPKRKHSKSRTGNRRAHDFLATPAINACTQCGAAVMQHRVCQKCGFYRGRKVMEVKEDNR, encoded by the coding sequence ATGCCAAATCCGAAACGCAAACATTCAAAATCGCGTACCGGCAATCGCCGCGCGCATGATTTTTTAGCTACACCTGCCATTAATGCCTGTACACAATGCGGGGCTGCCGTAATGCAACACCGCGTCTGCCAGAAATGCGGTTTCTATCGCGGTCGTAAAGTCATGGAAGTCAAAGAAGACAACCGCTAG